A section of the Desulfotignum balticum DSM 7044 genome encodes:
- a CDS encoding endonuclease/exonuclease/phosphatase family protein, with protein MFKPDIPLLRSPLILENKIIPCDFGILCWNVRKENLKPEFDTMIKNWVRQFDMDILLFQEAVFSDTLFSVAGLSYAAAANIRIRERHFGVLTAATADIHTKTDVMSLARETLLATRKNILMTRYWLGTGDLLLVVNVHAVNFTSRAWYEWEFSRLLKTLQHHSGPMILAGDFNCWNRSRLEFITGLTRKLGLQQGRPKRPHLVKQVFGFKLDRIYFRQLTLNHMDAMENRLFSDHNPLLARFSCILPK; from the coding sequence ATGTTTAAACCAGATATCCCATTATTGCGATCCCCATTAATTCTGGAAAACAAAATCATTCCCTGTGATTTCGGTATCCTGTGCTGGAATGTTCGCAAAGAAAACCTGAAACCCGAGTTTGACACCATGATCAAAAACTGGGTCCGGCAGTTTGACATGGATATTCTTCTGTTCCAGGAAGCCGTGTTTTCGGACACACTGTTTTCCGTGGCCGGGCTGTCCTATGCGGCAGCCGCCAATATCAGAATACGGGAACGCCACTTCGGGGTTCTGACCGCTGCCACAGCCGATATTCACACCAAAACCGATGTCATGTCCCTGGCCAGGGAGACCCTGCTCGCCACCCGGAAAAACATTCTCATGACCCGGTACTGGCTGGGCACCGGGGATCTGCTGCTGGTGGTCAATGTGCATGCCGTCAATTTCACCTCCCGGGCCTGGTATGAATGGGAATTTTCCCGGTTGCTCAAAACGTTGCAGCACCATTCCGGCCCCATGATTCTGGCCGGAGACTTCAACTGCTGGAACCGATCCAGGCTTGAGTTTATCACGGGTCTGACCCGGAAACTGGGCCTGCAACAGGGCCGGCCAAAACGGCCCCATCTGGTGAAACAGGTGTTCGGGTTTAAACTGGACCGCATCTATTTCCGCCAATTGACCCTGAACCACATGGATGCCATGGAAAACCGCCTGTTTTCAGACCACAACCCTTTGCTGGCAAGATTTTCCTGTATCCTTCCCAAATGA
- a CDS encoding homocysteine S-methyltransferase family protein, whose amino-acid sequence MNIMEKIKKHGLLFDGAMGSILISKGLAGNEAAETWNIQHPDIIRQIHTDYLAAGADVVSANTYGASLLKLEKTGMSKDFERLNREGVRLAKTAGHSDHYVAADFGAMGDMLAPAGPVSFETAKDCFVRQAEILEDEGVDLFLVETVFDLNAGLCAVQAIQSVSSKPVFCSLTFKETPKGFYTLFGNAPEHSMNVLADHGVSAVGANCSLGSDAMVRLADQIRQSVDIPVIIQPNAGMPQITPDNHTVYPENDDLFAANMKKIRDLGVEIIGGCCGTTPETIRKICALL is encoded by the coding sequence ATGAACATTATGGAAAAAATTAAAAAACACGGCCTGCTGTTTGACGGTGCCATGGGATCGATCCTCATTTCCAAGGGCCTGGCCGGAAACGAGGCGGCAGAAACCTGGAATATCCAACACCCGGATATCATCCGGCAGATTCATACGGATTATCTTGCTGCCGGGGCTGATGTGGTCAGTGCCAACACCTATGGAGCATCGTTGCTCAAGCTTGAAAAAACAGGCATGTCTAAAGATTTTGAAAGGCTCAACCGTGAGGGGGTCCGGCTGGCTAAAACCGCGGGCCATTCAGATCATTATGTGGCTGCGGATTTCGGTGCGATGGGTGACATGCTCGCCCCTGCCGGCCCGGTTTCATTTGAAACAGCAAAAGACTGTTTTGTCCGCCAGGCAGAGATCCTGGAAGATGAGGGGGTTGACCTGTTTCTTGTGGAAACCGTTTTCGATCTCAATGCCGGACTTTGTGCGGTTCAGGCCATCCAGTCCGTTTCAAGCAAACCCGTTTTCTGTTCTTTGACTTTCAAGGAAACCCCGAAAGGGTTTTACACCCTTTTTGGAAATGCACCGGAACACAGCATGAACGTTCTGGCGGATCACGGTGTTTCTGCGGTGGGGGCCAACTGTTCTCTGGGCAGCGATGCCATGGTGCGGCTGGCGGATCAGATTCGTCAATCCGTGGATATCCCGGTGATCATTCAACCCAATGCCGGAATGCCGCAAATCACACCGGACAACCACACGGTTTATCCTGAAAACGATGACCTGTTTGCCGCCAACATGAAAAAAATCCGGGATCTGGGGGTGGAAATCATCGGCGGATGCTGCGGCACAACACCGGAAACCATCCGGAAAATCTGCGCTTTGCTTTGA
- a CDS encoding ASKHA domain-containing protein, with amino-acid sequence MTLSCTIIFDPFGRRVSVPAGTTLFQAALSKGILLRSDCGEKGTCGKCRVIVDHPDHLSPRTEQEQKLLKKRGPDHRLACQARVLKGPLRVTVPENLVLGDEVFGKTGIQGNFSIDPSVRRFPLTADQIKAIDDTTVLSREEKIRRAVEARFSQTIDFKDLLPLTQLADPYVYTHDLTVVVQENNHVTAIQPGLHPKGIGIAFDIGTTTIAAYMCDLAAGTILSAKAMVNPQRRYGEDVISRISAVNDNPEALAAQQRLAAGAMNHLMDSCLEETGQSRDTIDRITVVGNTTMQHLFAGLNPHTLGTAPYLPVFQDSLVPTCKDLGLHAAENVPVFIFPVISGFLGGDILAACLGDLSHTREKTSLIIDIGTNGELMLCTGDQIWATSCATGPALEGAQISSGMRAATGAVSRVWVDNGAIIHETINQAPAIGICGTGVIDILAAMRKTGTIREDGKFDPDKPGVTADDNGTGRAFTLPGTDVRFVLKDVRQVQLAKAALSVGIQLMLEKAEVTRVDRTILTGAFGAKFDWENARDIGMLPPIICENEMIAAENLAGTGAVMALLNKTYETEVRTMARQVTFIDLASEPGFVERFSAATRFPSLD; translated from the coding sequence ATGACTTTATCCTGCACCATTATTTTTGATCCGTTCGGCCGGCGGGTCTCAGTACCGGCCGGCACCACACTGTTTCAAGCCGCTCTTTCCAAGGGCATACTGCTCAGATCCGATTGCGGCGAAAAAGGCACCTGCGGCAAATGCCGGGTGATCGTCGATCATCCGGACCATCTGTCCCCCCGGACCGAACAGGAGCAGAAGCTGTTGAAAAAAAGAGGGCCGGATCACCGCCTGGCCTGCCAGGCCCGCGTCCTCAAAGGACCCCTCCGGGTAACGGTCCCGGAAAATCTGGTTCTGGGAGATGAGGTGTTCGGAAAAACAGGCATCCAGGGAAACTTCAGCATCGATCCGTCGGTGCGGCGGTTTCCTTTGACAGCAGACCAGATCAAAGCGATTGATGACACGACCGTTCTCAGCCGGGAAGAAAAAATCCGCCGGGCCGTGGAAGCCCGATTTTCACAAACAATTGATTTTAAAGACCTCTTACCACTGACCCAACTGGCCGATCCTTATGTGTACACCCATGACCTCACCGTGGTGGTTCAGGAAAACAACCATGTCACAGCCATCCAACCGGGCCTGCATCCCAAAGGGATCGGGATCGCTTTTGATATCGGCACCACCACCATTGCCGCATACATGTGCGACCTGGCGGCCGGCACGATTCTTTCGGCCAAAGCCATGGTCAATCCCCAGCGCAGGTATGGGGAAGATGTCATTTCCCGGATATCTGCGGTCAATGACAATCCAGAGGCGTTGGCCGCCCAGCAGCGTCTGGCAGCCGGCGCCATGAACCATCTGATGGACTCCTGCCTGGAAGAGACCGGGCAAAGCCGGGACACCATCGACCGGATCACCGTGGTGGGAAACACCACCATGCAGCATCTGTTTGCCGGACTCAATCCCCATACCTTAGGGACCGCGCCTTATCTGCCGGTTTTTCAGGATTCCCTTGTACCGACCTGCAAAGATCTGGGACTTCATGCCGCAGAGAACGTACCCGTGTTCATTTTCCCGGTGATCTCCGGATTTCTGGGGGGAGATATTCTGGCGGCCTGCCTGGGCGATTTGTCCCATACCAGAGAAAAAACCTCTTTGATCATCGACATCGGCACCAATGGCGAACTCATGCTCTGTACCGGCGACCAAATATGGGCCACCAGCTGTGCCACCGGCCCGGCCCTGGAAGGGGCTCAGATATCCAGCGGCATGAGAGCCGCCACCGGAGCGGTCAGCCGCGTCTGGGTAGACAACGGTGCCATCATCCATGAAACCATTAATCAAGCCCCGGCCATCGGCATCTGCGGCACGGGCGTGATCGATATTCTGGCGGCCATGCGTAAAACCGGGACCATCCGGGAAGACGGAAAATTTGATCCGGACAAACCCGGCGTCACCGCGGATGACAACGGGACCGGCCGGGCATTCACCCTGCCGGGCACGGATGTCCGGTTTGTTCTCAAAGACGTGCGCCAGGTCCAGCTGGCCAAGGCCGCGCTGTCCGTGGGGATACAGCTGATGCTGGAAAAAGCCGAAGTCACCCGGGTGGACAGAACCATTCTCACCGGGGCGTTCGGTGCCAAATTCGACTGGGAAAATGCCAGAGACATCGGCATGCTGCCGCCGATTATCTGTGAAAATGAAATGATTGCCGCAGAAAACCTGGCCGGTACCGGTGCGGTCATGGCCCTGCTGAACAAAACCTATGAAACGGAAGTTCGAACCATGGCCCGACAGGTGACGTTTATCGATCTGGCGTCAGAACCCGGGTTTGTTGAACGGTTTTCTGCCGCCACCCGGTTTCCGTCCCTGGATTGA
- a CDS encoding phospholipase D-like domain-containing protein yields MSENVFYFILVQTSAIVSGILVLGSLGHMVYQRREPPSMIAWLLAIILLPYLAVPLYFILRSRKLTRREKTALKLAKRGEIPDHEATRIDMVLRNNGIAGATFGNRFFFYTDGVKAYNMLMDQIASARHTILISTYVLRSDTVGKNVLSALTRKASDGVQVKLLIDCIGSLPLYLYQWPLRNLKKAGGQVAFYMPLLARPFQNYINLRNHRKVFIFDDHTILSGGMNISIEYMGPSPCERRWDDILFFLQGPAVFHYREIFTEDWNHTAGEDLAMPDFMPVPIGDATIQVVPSGPDIQSDALYEALLFAVFSAQERIWIVTPYFVPDKSLMQALVIASHRGVDVKLITPAASNHLVADLSRSSFMRDLNARGVDVCLYQKGMIHAKAILYDRRGVIMGSANFDQRSLFLNYEVVSFAYSRPIIDQCEDWMTQLLADCTSHLPPPGRWRRLSENLMSVFAPLL; encoded by the coding sequence ATGAGTGAAAACGTTTTTTATTTTATCCTGGTACAGACCTCCGCCATTGTGTCCGGGATTCTGGTTCTGGGTTCCCTGGGACACATGGTTTACCAGCGCAGAGAGCCCCCCAGTATGATTGCCTGGCTTCTGGCCATTATTCTGCTGCCTTATCTGGCGGTGCCGCTTTATTTTATTCTCAGGAGCCGGAAACTGACGCGACGGGAAAAAACCGCCCTCAAGCTGGCAAAAAGAGGGGAGATCCCGGATCATGAAGCCACCCGCATCGATATGGTGCTGCGGAACAACGGCATTGCCGGCGCCACCTTCGGGAACCGGTTTTTTTTCTATACCGACGGGGTCAAAGCATATAACATGCTCATGGATCAGATAGCATCCGCCCGACACACCATTCTCATCTCCACCTATGTGTTACGGTCTGACACCGTGGGAAAAAACGTGCTGTCCGCCCTGACCCGGAAAGCATCCGACGGTGTGCAGGTGAAGCTGCTCATCGACTGTATCGGATCTTTGCCTCTTTACCTGTATCAGTGGCCGCTGCGAAATCTAAAAAAAGCCGGGGGCCAGGTAGCATTTTACATGCCGTTGCTGGCCCGGCCGTTCCAGAACTACATCAATCTGAGAAACCACCGCAAAGTTTTCATCTTTGACGACCACACCATTCTGTCCGGTGGCATGAACATTTCAATAGAATATATGGGTCCGTCCCCGTGTGAAAGGCGGTGGGATGACATTCTGTTTTTCCTGCAGGGACCGGCTGTGTTTCACTACCGGGAAATTTTCACTGAAGACTGGAATCATACGGCCGGAGAAGACCTGGCAATGCCCGATTTCATGCCGGTCCCCATAGGCGATGCCACTATCCAGGTGGTGCCATCGGGCCCGGATATCCAGAGTGATGCCCTGTATGAAGCCCTTCTGTTTGCCGTTTTTTCCGCCCAGGAAAGAATCTGGATCGTGACCCCGTATTTTGTACCGGACAAAAGCCTGATGCAGGCTCTTGTCATTGCCAGTCACCGGGGTGTGGATGTCAAACTCATCACACCGGCCGCATCCAACCACCTGGTCGCCGACCTGAGCCGGTCCAGTTTCATGCGGGACCTGAACGCCCGGGGTGTGGATGTCTGCCTCTATCAGAAAGGCATGATCCACGCCAAAGCCATCCTTTATGATCGTCGAGGCGTGATCATGGGATCGGCCAATTTTGATCAGCGCAGTCTGTTTTTGAACTATGAAGTGGTAAGTTTTGCCTATTCCAGACCCATTATTGACCAATGTGAAGATTGGATGACACAGCTGCTGGCCGACTGCACCTCTCATCTGCCCCCGCCCGGCAGATGGCGCCGGCTCAGCGAAAACCTGATGAGTGTATTTGCGCCGCTGCTGTAA
- a CDS encoding CBS domain-containing protein, translating to MEKMKVRDLMVPADQFPKIADTASLFDALFALETAQEDFLSGKSAQRIMLVENEKKQIIGKISPIDLFKGLEKKYNEVNVEKTLEKFGLKYIWNGMREDYNLWESPFKDLCRKAGDIHVKNFVNIPNDGQSVNLDDSLTKCFHLFVVNRHDTLFVMEKNEFIGMLRFTDVYKAVAQTMKECTV from the coding sequence ATGGAAAAAATGAAGGTCCGTGACCTGATGGTGCCGGCAGATCAATTTCCGAAAATTGCGGACACCGCATCGTTATTTGATGCCCTTTTTGCCCTGGAAACGGCCCAGGAAGACTTTTTGTCCGGGAAAAGTGCCCAGCGGATCATGCTGGTGGAAAATGAGAAAAAACAGATTATCGGAAAAATTTCCCCCATCGATCTGTTCAAGGGGCTGGAAAAAAAATACAATGAAGTGAATGTGGAAAAAACCCTGGAAAAATTCGGGCTCAAGTATATCTGGAACGGCATGCGAGAAGACTATAACCTGTGGGAAAGTCCGTTCAAGGATCTGTGCCGCAAAGCCGGGGATATCCATGTCAAAAATTTTGTGAACATCCCCAATGACGGCCAGTCTGTCAATCTGGATGACAGCCTTACCAAATGTTTTCATCTGTTTGTGGTGAATCGGCATGACACCCTTTTTGTAATGGAAAAAAATGAATTCATCGGCATGCTGCGATTTACCGATGTGTATAAAGCTGTCGCCCAGACCATGAAAGAATGCACGGTTTGA
- a CDS encoding methylated-DNA--[protein]-cysteine S-methyltransferase, producing the protein MFFCYYDSPVGRLLVGGEQKLEFIHFPKGKSAMVPASDWIHETQPFSDVLFQLDRYFSKTLTRFSLDYSLGGTPFQRRVWQTLAKVPYGTTISYGELARRIGNPKAARAVGMANAKNPIPIIIPCHRVIGKDGSLTGFGGGLDVKQQLLALEGKDLSVA; encoded by the coding sequence ATGTTTTTTTGTTATTATGATTCTCCGGTGGGCCGACTGCTGGTGGGCGGCGAACAAAAACTGGAATTCATCCATTTTCCCAAAGGAAAATCAGCGATGGTACCGGCCTCGGACTGGATCCATGAGACACAGCCGTTTTCTGATGTGTTGTTTCAGCTGGACCGGTATTTCAGCAAAACCCTGACCCGGTTTTCCCTGGATTATTCCCTGGGCGGCACGCCGTTTCAGCGCCGGGTGTGGCAAACCCTGGCCAAAGTGCCATACGGAACCACCATCTCCTATGGAGAGCTGGCCCGGCGGATCGGAAATCCCAAAGCAGCCCGGGCCGTGGGCATGGCCAATGCGAAAAATCCGATTCCCATCATTATTCCCTGCCACCGGGTGATCGGAAAAGACGGCAGTCTGACCGGGTTCGGCGGCGGACTGGATGTGAAACAGCAGCTGCTGGCACTGGAAGGAAAGGATCTGTCCGTTGCATGA
- a CDS encoding leucyl aminopeptidase, giving the protein MKDTRLSITEKPVDTLDSDLVVYFATQRKEMPPLCDTAVKALVKNAHALGDFTGKADETLLYYPLAGTRTDSAGARRILILGLGTADTLQLAPEFFETLRKQGGNIAKTCEKTKTGTLAVCLPQISGISVEKIAEALAEGILLGDYRFSKYKQTTRKKTDYPGIASIWFSCDKGAPSARKGAKKAMNAADAACKARDMANEPGNGWTSEAFADYAGSLADTHGLTCTCLGKKEMENLGMGGILGVNQGSTTPPCLVILEYNPGKKADTLLLVGKGLTFDTGGISIKPAAGMEEMKYDMCGGAAVLAAMAAVAMEKPRLRVVAMIPATDNMPSGSALKPGDIITHVNQVTSEVVNTDAEGRLILADALAHGIKTFQPDCVVDIATLTGAVIIGLGHHYTGMVSNSDDLARRLESAGQEAGEPVWRLPLNKDYIKQIESKVADIKNTGGKAGGTITAAAYLSKFVGDSPWAHLDIAGTAWDFTEKSYIPKGPSGTGVRTFIQLIRSWKKWKPDG; this is encoded by the coding sequence ATGAAAGATACCCGACTGTCCATCACTGAAAAACCGGTTGACACCCTTGACTCCGATCTGGTGGTCTATTTTGCCACCCAGCGCAAAGAAATGCCGCCTTTATGTGACACGGCTGTCAAAGCCCTGGTGAAAAACGCCCATGCACTGGGGGATTTTACCGGCAAGGCCGATGAAACACTGCTGTACTATCCTTTGGCCGGCACCCGGACCGATTCCGCCGGTGCCAGACGGATCCTGATCCTGGGACTGGGAACGGCGGATACCCTGCAGCTTGCCCCTGAATTTTTTGAAACCCTTCGCAAGCAGGGCGGCAACATCGCCAAAACCTGTGAAAAGACAAAGACCGGGACCCTGGCTGTCTGCCTGCCTCAGATTTCAGGAATTTCTGTGGAAAAAATCGCTGAAGCCCTGGCTGAAGGAATTCTGCTGGGAGATTACCGGTTTTCAAAATACAAACAGACCACCCGGAAAAAAACCGATTATCCGGGTATCGCTTCCATCTGGTTTTCCTGTGACAAAGGCGCGCCGTCCGCCCGGAAAGGCGCAAAAAAAGCCATGAACGCTGCTGATGCCGCCTGCAAGGCCCGGGACATGGCCAATGAACCCGGCAACGGGTGGACGTCTGAAGCGTTTGCCGATTATGCCGGATCCCTGGCCGATACCCACGGTCTGACCTGTACCTGTCTGGGGAAAAAAGAGATGGAAAACCTGGGCATGGGCGGGATTTTAGGGGTGAACCAGGGATCGACCACCCCACCCTGCCTGGTGATCCTGGAGTATAATCCGGGCAAAAAAGCCGATACCCTGCTGCTGGTGGGAAAGGGACTGACCTTTGATACCGGTGGCATCAGCATCAAACCGGCTGCGGGCATGGAGGAGATGAAATATGACATGTGCGGCGGTGCCGCCGTCCTGGCGGCCATGGCTGCCGTGGCCATGGAAAAACCCCGCCTCCGGGTGGTGGCCATGATACCGGCCACGGACAACATGCCGAGCGGATCGGCCTTAAAGCCCGGGGACATCATCACCCATGTGAACCAGGTGACCTCGGAAGTGGTGAACACGGATGCGGAAGGCCGGCTCATCCTGGCCGATGCCCTGGCCCACGGCATCAAGACCTTTCAACCTGACTGCGTGGTGGATATCGCCACGCTTACCGGGGCCGTGATCATCGGTTTAGGCCATCACTATACGGGCATGGTGTCCAACAGTGACGATCTGGCCCGGCGCCTGGAATCGGCCGGACAGGAAGCCGGAGAGCCGGTGTGGCGCCTGCCGCTGAACAAAGATTATATCAAGCAGATCGAATCCAAGGTAGCGGATATCAAAAACACGGGGGGCAAAGCCGGGGGCACCATCACAGCAGCCGCATACCTGTCCAAATTTGTGGGAGACTCCCCC
- a CDS encoding 3'-5' exonuclease produces MIRPKSPGKPFLVDWPSRFRILEKQAKDPAVKAFYQAGSVPGDTPLKHVPFLALDLETTGLNPQTDAIISVGFIPLYHDRILCSGARHWVVRSDQHRPDIQTVIHGITHSRMDACPRFNTILPLLLKAMAGRVIVAHYSRIEQGFLRKAIADLTGDDLEFPIVDTMEIESRKHPVFRPNLFQRWMGEKNSPSLRLAHARERYNLPPYRPHHALTDALAAAELFLAQTNDQFAVDTPISVLLYPSSVKT; encoded by the coding sequence ATGATCCGGCCCAAATCACCGGGAAAACCGTTTCTAGTTGACTGGCCGTCCCGGTTTCGTATTCTGGAAAAACAGGCAAAAGATCCGGCGGTCAAAGCATTTTATCAGGCCGGCAGTGTGCCGGGTGACACACCGCTGAAGCACGTGCCTTTTCTGGCTTTAGACCTGGAAACCACGGGCTTGAATCCGCAAACCGATGCCATCATCAGTGTCGGATTCATCCCGTTGTATCATGACCGCATTCTATGCAGCGGCGCCCGGCACTGGGTGGTCCGGTCCGATCAGCACCGTCCGGACATTCAGACCGTCATTCACGGCATCACCCATTCCCGCATGGATGCCTGTCCCCGGTTTAACACCATTTTACCCCTGCTGCTCAAGGCCATGGCCGGCCGGGTCATTGTGGCCCACTACAGCCGGATTGAACAAGGGTTTTTACGCAAGGCGATTGCAGATCTGACCGGTGATGATCTTGAATTTCCCATCGTGGATACCATGGAAATTGAATCTAGAAAACACCCGGTTTTCCGGCCCAATCTGTTCCAGCGCTGGATGGGAGAAAAAAACAGCCCTTCCCTGCGCCTGGCCCATGCCAGGGAGCGATACAACCTGCCTCCCTACCGCCCCCATCATGCCCTGACCGATGCCCTGGCTGCAGCGGAACTGTTTTTAGCCCAGACAAATGACCAATTCGCTGTGGACACACCGATCTCAGTTTTGCTGTACCCATCATCCGTGAAAACATAA
- a CDS encoding putative nucleotidyltransferase substrate binding domain-containing protein, translating to MEIELVEIRDHLFSHPPFRNLPRHVVDDLVPHIEVSYYQAGTMILEKGQDNHYLFFIRSGAVEILRSSGELYIQMGEGECFGQFSLLRKKKVRYPARAIEDSLLYKIPDAPFQELADTYDRFADFMEEEHSVRLKNALGRAGQTSGNPLMIAKIHKLIPRKIITASPDISIQQAAVIMTQNRVSSLVLVPDNPEQDPSPVTGLITDRDLRKRAIVPGLPFSAPVRQVMSTDVITLQAEAYAFEAMLTMMRHNLHHLPVLDGNRPIGVITVADLVRYESHGSVYLVGDIFRQKDVDGLADMAPKIRQLFIQLVNEDASSHTISAIVSRMGISISQRLLQLGEKKLGPPPVPYCLLALGSMARDEMTLVTDQDNAFVMDDTFDPKVHDPYFKSLARFLSDGLNQCGYPYCTGDIMATHSRWRQPLSVWKTYFSDWIDHPDPEALLHASIFFDLEGIFGETGLAGQLKQLLLEKAPNSPRFLACLARNALLRKPPLGFFRKFVLEHDGKHHKTFNLKRRGSAPISDLARVHALACGAVPINTRERLLRVKETSLLAEGVGDDLLDALELICMVRIRHQARQAESGAAVDNNVIPESLSSFERNHLKDAFQIVSQAQSFLRYRYNVSPAMQTRVRTGQK from the coding sequence ATGGAAATTGAACTGGTTGAAATCCGGGATCACCTGTTTTCCCACCCCCCGTTCCGAAACCTGCCCCGGCATGTGGTGGATGACCTGGTGCCGCACATCGAGGTGTCTTACTATCAGGCCGGCACCATGATCCTGGAAAAAGGACAGGACAACCATTATCTGTTTTTTATCCGAAGCGGGGCCGTGGAAATTCTGCGAAGCTCCGGCGAACTGTACATTCAGATGGGAGAAGGGGAATGTTTCGGCCAGTTTTCGCTTTTAAGAAAAAAAAAGGTCCGGTATCCGGCCCGGGCCATTGAAGACTCTTTGCTGTATAAAATCCCGGATGCCCCGTTCCAGGAACTGGCTGACACCTATGACCGGTTTGCCGACTTTATGGAGGAAGAGCACAGTGTCCGGCTGAAAAATGCCCTGGGCCGGGCCGGACAGACCAGCGGCAATCCATTGATGATTGCTAAAATTCACAAACTGATTCCCCGGAAAATCATCACTGCCTCGCCGGACATTTCCATTCAGCAGGCCGCCGTGATTATGACACAGAACCGGGTGTCTTCCCTGGTTCTGGTGCCGGACAATCCGGAACAGGACCCGTCTCCGGTCACGGGACTGATCACGGACCGGGATCTGCGCAAACGGGCCATTGTCCCGGGCCTGCCCTTCTCCGCCCCGGTGCGGCAAGTTATGTCCACGGACGTCATCACGCTTCAGGCCGAAGCCTATGCATTTGAAGCCATGCTCACCATGATGCGTCACAATCTTCATCATCTGCCCGTACTGGATGGAAACCGGCCGATAGGCGTGATCACGGTGGCGGATCTGGTCAGATATGAATCCCATGGATCCGTTTATCTGGTGGGAGATATTTTCCGGCAGAAAGATGTGGACGGGCTGGCAGACATGGCCCCGAAAATCCGCCAGCTGTTCATTCAGCTGGTGAACGAGGATGCCAGTTCACACACCATCAGCGCCATCGTTTCCCGGATGGGAATCAGCATTTCCCAGCGCCTGCTCCAGCTGGGGGAAAAAAAACTGGGCCCGCCGCCTGTGCCATATTGCCTTCTGGCCTTAGGCTCCATGGCCAGAGACGAAATGACTCTGGTCACGGATCAGGACAATGCTTTTGTTATGGATGACACCTTTGATCCCAAAGTGCATGATCCCTATTTCAAGTCACTGGCCCGGTTTTTAAGTGACGGCTTGAACCAATGCGGGTACCCCTATTGCACGGGAGATATCATGGCCACCCATTCCCGGTGGCGGCAGCCCTTATCGGTCTGGAAAACTTACTTTTCCGACTGGATCGATCACCCGGATCCGGAAGCCCTGCTCCATGCCTCCATTTTTTTTGATCTGGAAGGCATTTTCGGCGAAACCGGCCTGGCCGGTCAACTCAAGCAGCTGCTTCTGGAAAAAGCACCGAACAGTCCGCGGTTTCTGGCCTGCCTGGCCCGGAACGCCCTGCTCAGAAAACCGCCTTTGGGGTTTTTCCGCAAATTTGTTCTGGAACATGACGGCAAACACCATAAAACCTTTAATCTCAAGCGCAGAGGGTCTGCCCCCATCAGTGATCTGGCCCGGGTTCATGCCCTGGCCTGCGGGGCCGTGCCCATCAACACCCGGGAAAGGCTGCTCCGGGTCAAGGAGACCTCTCTTCTGGCGGAAGGGGTGGGCGATGACCTGCTGGATGCCCTGGAACTGATCTGCATGGTCCGTATCCGCCACCAGGCACGCCAGGCGGAATCCGGGGCTGCCGTGGACAACAATGTCATCCCGGAAAGCCTGTCATCCTTTGAACGCAACCACCTCAAAGACGCGTTTCAGATCGTGTCCCAGGCCCAGTCGTTTCTCAGATACCGGTACAATGTGTCCCCTGCCATGCAGACCCGTGTGCGGACCGGGCAGAAATGA